Proteins encoded together in one Xenopus laevis strain J_2021 chromosome 6L, Xenopus_laevis_v10.1, whole genome shotgun sequence window:
- the atxn1.L gene encoding ataxin-1: MKSNQERSNESLPPKKREIPATSRPSQEKSVGLTNENHRTNSLSWLPSKPSSDLGARHHGPPRTSAETGLQKGGSLHKSLSTSMDYSPTSTTRSVPVATTVPANYQTAQSLSGASMSPVEYANVSQTYQFIGPQYSGQSYAGFINSQLISPTSNSGSSAVSSMPVGVTTPTQRSQVEAFSSMLANTNSLSQHGHKIDLNRTPGLVTAGSPTQPSQYVHISSSSQSTVRTLSPPVHLPTHSTVIPNTLTLGAPSQMVVYSDSGAQFFARDPTKKEDNYRSQTKELLNGEIEKARRFGVPCNADAQLMKAGNNKPTSQHYETRHVVVHPSTDYSTRDPSGVRTSVMVVPNSNTTATDMDVSQTIKRETSPLAAHNKGSIHLGKSTHRSYALSPQQTLCPEIVKTMATLSPHTVIQTTHSAAEQLSVGLPAAFYAGTQQPVIGYLSSQQQTIGYPGNLPHHLVFPGTQPLLIPVGNPDIESSRVGVAPGIVTSSPQFAAVPHTFVTTPIPKGENYSAETLATQTAYQAALVPAQFHLPVVQSVASHMATAPTLPPYFMKGSIIQLANGELKKVEDLKTDDFIQSADISNDLKIDSSTVERIENSHSPGIAVVQFAVGEHRSQVSVEVLIEYPFFVFGQGWSSCSPERTSQMFDLPCSKLSVGDVCISLTLKNLKNGSIKKGQSMDSANFLLKHPKNDSLSGSRHRYAEQENGINQGSSQIASENGELRCPAALNAAKLEPGKPLATRKRRWSAPETRKVEKFEEEPPLTLPKPSFIPQEVKICIEGRSNVGK; encoded by the exons ATGAAATCTAATCAAGAACGAAGCAATGAAAGCCTGCCACCAAAGAAACGTGAAATACCCGCCACCAGTCGACCTTCTCAAGAGAAGAGTGTTGGACTGACAAATGAAAACCACCGCACAAATAGCTTATCGTGGCTGCCATCCAAGCCCAGCAGTGACCTTGGTGCACGCCATCATGGGCCTCCAAGAACTTCAGCAGAAACTGGTTTACAAAAGGGAGGAAGTTTACACAAATCACTTTCTACAAGTATGGACTATTCTCCCACTAGTACTACAAGATCGGTACCAGTTGCAACAACAGTTCCTGCAAATTACCAAACTGCTCAGTCTCTGTCAGGGGCATCTATGTCTCCTGTGGAATATGCTAATGTGTCCCAAACCTACCAGTTCATTGGGCCACAATATAGTGGACAATCATATGCAGGATTCATAAATTCACAGCTAATTTCACCTACATCAAATTCTGGATCCAGTGCAGTGTCCTCCATGCCAGTAGGTGTTACAACTCCAACCCAGCGGTCCCAAGTGGAGGCTTTTTCCAGTATGCTGGCCAATACAAACAGCCTAAGTCAGCATGGACATAAAATAGATCTAAATCGGACACCAGGATTGGTTACTGCAGGGTCACCTACTCAGCCAAGTCAATATGTCCACATTTCCAGTTCATCGCAGAGCACAGTCAGAACTCTTTCACCACCTGTTCATTTACCTACTCACTCTACAGTGATTCCGAATACACTTACACTAGGTGCACCTTCCCAGATGGTTGTGTACTCAGATTCAGGAGCTCAATTTTTTGCTAGGGACCCTACTAAGAAGGAAGACAATTACAGGTCACAGACCAAGGAGTTGTTAAATGGAGAAATAGAGAAAGCTCGAAGATTTGGAGTCCCTTGTAATGCAGATGCACAGTTGATGAAAGCAGGCAATAATAAACCAACTTCCCAACATTATGAGACAAGACATGTAGTGGTGCACCCTAGTACTGATTATAGTACTCGGGATCCCTCAGGAGTTCGGACCTCAGTCATGGTAGTGCCTAACAGCAACACAACTGCCACAGACATGGATGTCTCACAGACCATTAAGAGAGAAACCTCACCTTTAGCAGCTCATAACAAGGGAAGCATACATTTAGGAAAATCAACCCATCGGTCCTATGCTTTATCCCCACAGCAAACATTATGCCCAGAAATTGTAAAAACTATGGCCACATTATCTCCTCACACTGTCATTCAGACAACTCACAGTGCAGCAGAACAACTTTCTGTTGGTTTGCCTGCTGCTTTTTATGCGGGTACACAACAGCCAGTCATTGGCTATCTCAGCAGTCAGCAGCAAACCATTGGCTACCCTGGAAATTTGCCACATCACTTGGTGTTCCCTGGCACCCAGCCCTTACTTATACCTGTTGGCAATCCAGACATTGAATCATCTAGGGTTGGGGTTGCACCTGGTATTGTGACATCATCTCCCCAGTTTGCAGCAGTGCCTCATACATTTGTCACTACTCCCATTCCTAAAGGTGAAAACTACAGTGCTGAAACACTGGCAACTCAAACTGCCTACCAGGCTGCATTGGTCCCAGCTCAATTCCACCTCCCTGTTGTACAGTCTGTTGCTTCTCATATGGCAACTGCCCCTACACTGCCCCCTTACTTTATGAAAGGGTCAATCATTCAGCTGGCCAATGGTGAGCTAAAGAAAGTAGAGGATTTAAAAACAGATGACTTCATACAAAGTGCAGATATTAGCAACGACTTGAAAATAGACTCCAGCACAGTGGAGAGAATTGAGAACAGCCATAGTCCAGGCATAGCGGTGGTACAGTTTGCTGTGGGAGAGCACCGGTCACAG GTCAGTGTCGAAGTCTTGATAGAGTATCCGTTTTTCGTATTTGGTCAAGGCTGGTCCTCCTGCAGTCCTGAAAGAACAAGCCAGATGTTTGATTTGCCATGTTCCAAGTTGTCAGTGGGCGATGTCTGCATATCGCTAACactcaaaaatctgaaaaatggcTCGATAAAGAAAGGCCAGTCCATGGATTCGGCTAACTTCTTGCTGAAGCACCCAAAGAATGACAGTTTATCTGGAAGCAGGCACAGGTATGCAGAACAAGAGAATGGAATTAATCAGGGAAGTTCACAGATTGCATCTGAAAATGGTGAACTGAGATGTCCAGCAGCATTGAATGCAGCCAAACTAGAACCTGGAAAGCCTCTGGCAACAAGGAAGAGGAGGTGGTCTGCCCCAGAAACACGAAAAGTAGAGAAGTTTGAAGAAGAACCACCATTGACTCTTCCCAAGCCTTCTTTTATTCCTCAGGAGGTTAAAATTTGCATTGAAGGTCGATCTAATGTAGGCAAGTAA